CCGGCAAGCGTGCGGTCGTGCATCCCGTAGATGTTGGTGAAAATACGGTCCTGATCCGTCAGCATCGCCCTATCCTTCGAATTTCTGACGCGCACGCCAGATTTGCCAGACCAACGCGATGGAGAAGATGAACCCGCCCAACGCGATCAAGTCGATAAGGGCGAGCGCGCGTTGGCTCAACCCGATTTTTTCGCCGATGAACAAGCCGATCACCCAGAAAGCCGCCGTGCCCGCGATCACCAGAGCGGCAATCCGCCCCTTGCGTGCCAGCTTTTCCCTTGATTGCGTGCTCAT
This is a stretch of genomic DNA from Aquicoccus sp. G2-2. It encodes these proteins:
- a CDS encoding DUF5337 domain-containing protein, translated to MSTQSREKLARKGRIAALVIAGTAAFWVIGLFIGEKIGLSQRALALIDLIALGGFIFSIALVWQIWRARQKFEG